AACAACCGCTACTTTAATTGGATTTTATGTCTTTATATCAGCTTTACAAGCAATCGTATCATCAGGTATGGGTGGTCTTGAAGGTGGATGAGCAGCACATAGTTTATTCTTATTATTATTTATGGCCGGTGGTGGACTTGCAATGTTATCATTTTCAACTATTATTGCCTCATTAATTGGTGAAGCAGTCGGAATTGCTGAAGGAATGTCATCGATTAAATCAACTATGGCAGCAGGAATGTTTGCAGCAGGTGCTGGTAAATTAACTGCTCGTGCATTAGGAATTGGTAAAAATAAAAAAGCTCAAAAACTACAAAATAGTCCTGGTATGGGTGGGGATATTCCATATGGTCAACAAGTGATGGAACAAAATAGAAGTATGGGACAACCAATGCCAAAAAGAAGTAGTAGTTTATATCAACGTCCTGGATTAGTTCAAACATTTGCTCGTGCAGCTGCAATTACAGCAGGAGTATCAACAAGTATTAATACTTTACACCAAGCAAGAAAAGCTGGTGGAGCAAAAGGCTTCTTTAAACAAGTTGGTAAAGGAATGACAAGTCCTTTTGTAAAAATGGGACAGGCATTAAATCCAGCTATGGTTACAGAATTACGACAATCTAAACGTGAAACTAATAAAAAACTTATGAAATTAGCAGATGCAAAAGTTTCAAAAATACAATCAAAAATGAAAAATATAAATTTTGATGATAAACATTATGGAAAATATTCATATAAACTAGATAAGGCATTAAAAGTACAAAATAAAATTATAAATAATAAACGTATAGAAAAAGCAAAAACTAAATGAAAAGAAAATAATAGAAAAGCTACAGTACAGTCAGTTATGGAAAAAATAAATGAAAAAAAAGATAAGAATATATAATTTCTTATCTTTTTATTATATAATTATTATATGAAAGTTGGTGTTTTTATGGGACTAGGTAAATTACTAGGATTTGGTATCAACGAAAAAGGTTATAGAAAACAATTAGAAAAAGAAAATAAATATTTTCAAACTCATTTAGAATTGATTGAATTATTTGGTTATGAAGATACAGTATTAGAATGAAAAAAGGAAGATGAAGTAAAATATGCTTGATCATGTTATCCAGAAATTGTTGATAAAGAAACAAATAAAAATTATTATGAATATTTTAATGTTGAAAAATAGATTAATAATAATTATTTTGCCATTTTTTATAGAGAAATAGTTTATTATTTAATTAAATATAATGTGTATCAATATTTACAGAAATAGAAGGAACTGATTTTATAAATATGGTTTTAATTTTAGATGATTCAGAATTTGCAAAGAATCAATCACGTATATTTAATAGTTTAGAAATTAATAAAATTAATGATCTTAATAATATTAAAAAATGTTTTTCTAAAATTTGTTTATTGTCAGAATTGCAGGATACAAATATTTTAGATTATTATGAATATACAAGTACAGAGTATGATTGTACTAATTCAATAATTTTAACAAAGATGAATAATATTAGTTATATAAACTTCACATCATTAATAATTAGTATATCTAATTTAGAAAATATATGAGCAAATTATAACTGTCCTTATATTGACGGAGTTACTAAATCAATAGAAAATTTTTTTGAAGGAGCAATTTTTACATTATTAGGTGAAAAGTTTACATATTGAAAAAATGGAATCTATAGTTTTGAAAAACCTCCTAAGGATTTGTTGTTATCAGCAGTCATTAAAGATTTTATTGTTATGGATAAATATCCAGATATAGAAATTGAGCATTATTCATTAGGGCGATATTTTGTAGATAAAACTAATGAAAAAAATACATTTACAAATTCTATTTATTATTATAATAGAGCTATTATAATAAATAAATTTAATAATAATAACCAAAATCAAAATGATGCATTTAATGATTCCCAAAATGCAAAAAACTCATTTTTTTTAACAATTTTTAATCGTTTTATAGAGTGATATAAATTAGTAGTAGATAAAGAATTTGATATAAATAATTATATTTATGGATATCCACCTGTTTTTCAATATGAACTTAATAGATTTAAATACTTGTCAGAAAATAATATATTTGAATTATGCAAAAACCATTAAAAAGAATAAAGAACTTACTACAAAAGAAGATAGAACGAACAATTTAGAAGGTTGTTATAAAATTAGAGAACAAATTAGTCAAGAATCTTTATTGTCTAGTAAAATTATAATTATTGATGATGTAAAAACTACAGGTGCTACACTTGAAACTTTAATATCTATACTTTTAAATGCAGGGATACCTAGTCAAAATATTATTGCAGTTTCATTTTCTAAAGATTATAGTTATGATAAAAATTTTCCAAAATTTACATGTGATAATCCAAATTGTGATGGAAAGCTTACTGTCGTCTTATCATATAAAACAAATAATTATGGACAAATTAAATTAAACTGTATGCCTCCAGGTATTAGAAAATGTGATACTTATTATAAAGATTATAAAATCTCAACTTATGACTTTATTATGAAACATCTTGTTAATAATAAAAAACTTTTCTAAATTAAGGTAAAATTATTTAAAGGAGTATAGGATTATGCAAAGTCAAAGAACAACAAAAATAATTAATTATTTTTATTTAATTAAATTATTTAATGGGAATAGGGATTATGCTGCAAAATTTTATATTGCACTTGATAACTTTTTAAAACTATTTTCTTCTACTAGTATAGAATATTCACAATTGTCTATATTTGATGATACATTAACAAATAGATTTAGTATAAATGAATTAAATTTATTAGATATTTGATCAAATGATTTCATTTCAATTGTTCAATATTTAATAAAAAATAAAATAAAAATTAAGTGAAATCAGAACGAGTACACAAATGTAATAGATATAATTAAAAATAATATTAAGAGCAAATATAATAATATAGAAGTTATAAATAATATTATGGAATTTATTTCAGATGTTAAAGATGAAATAGATATTAATAAAATTCTATATCAAAGTGGTAATATTGTTCATTATGATGATAAGTTATACCCAGAATATTTTAAAAATAATATTGATTCACCTCCAATTTGTTTTTTTTATGAAGGTAATATTGATCTTTTGAATCAAATAAATAAAATTAGTATCGTAGGGACAAGAATTCCATCAGAACAAGGTATTAAATATACAGAAAAATAACTGAGGAATTAATTAATTTAAAATTTATTATAGTTTCGGGGTTAGCTAAAGGAATTGATTATTTGACGCATGAAATATGTAAAAATTATGAATATAAAAATATAATTGCTGTTATTGGAACTCCGTTATCAAAATTTTATCCAAAAGAAAATAAAAATTTGCAAATATGGATTAAATCAAATGGTTTATTATTATCTGAATATGCAATATTTGAAAATACACTGAAATATAATTTTTTAAGAAGAAATAATTTTATGAGTATAGTATCTATAGCATCGCTAGTAGTTGAAGCATCGGATACGAGTGGAACAATTTCACAAGCAAGAAGTAGTTTAAAAAATGGAAGACATTTATTAACAACAAAGTTATCATTTGAAAATAAAGAAAATAGTTGGCCATCTAAATTTAGAGATAAATATAGTGATTTAGTTCATGTATTTAATGATAGAAATGATTTTTTAATTACAATTAATTATGTTTTTAAAAAAAGTATTACATAATTTCATTATCTTAAAGATGCTAAATTTGTAAAAAAGTCTGTTATAATTTAATTGTAAAAATTAAATAGGCCATCGTGTACTTCGAGTACCGGCAAATAAATATATACTTTTAAGTATATGTTTGTGCTGGTGTTCGGAGTTTTTTATTTTTACATAAATATTAAGAAGTGGTTTACAAATATTATTAATATGTTATTATATTAATGAGGATTGCTCATATGAGCCAGGCACTTAGAAATAAGTAGCGCACGATTAAAATCACTTCTTAGTAAAGTGATTTTTTAATTGTGAGGAAATAAAGTATGAATAAAGATTATCGTATATATAATATTGTATGATTTTGAAAAATACATCGAGATGTATTAGCAAAAGAGTTAAATAATAAAAATATTAAAATTATTCAAATTAATAAAACAAGTACTGATGGAGTTGGACAATGCCATGTTACATATGCTAAAAAACGACCAGGTGTAGTAGTTGGAAAAATTGGAAATCTATATAAAGTTATTCCATTTGAAACTGTTAAGAAAAGTAGTGGAAAAGAAGTAAAATATCATCCTAATATTCATGTTAAATATAATAATAAAGGTAGAGAAGTATTTTTAGATATTGATGAGATGTAGAATTTAACTAAAGATGAAATAATTGGCAATGATATCACACGTAATAAATTCAATGTTATCAAAGATGAAAAAGTTAAACAGGAGATAATAAATAAAATTTATGATGTACATGTTAATACACTATCATCTGTTCCAGATATTTTCATCGAAATGAAAATGCAAATTGAAGAGTTGAAAAATAAATTGGATCAAGAAAAACAAATTAATCAAGAATTGAATAATAATTTATTACAAATGCAAAACAAAGGTCGTGGTAGATAATGAAACAGAAATTAAAAGCTAAAAAACATTTGTTAATCTTCTTTACCATTTTATTTCCTTTTTACTTAACTTTTGTATTGTTTAGTTCAGCATTTCTATTATCTTTAATAAAAATAAGAAGAATAGGTTTAGATATAGTAATTGATTATATTAAAACCAATGAAAATAATACTTTATTGTATATAGTCCTATTTTCAATTGTTATTTACTTAGTTTTTGTATTTTATAAGATATTTGCAAGTAAAAGCAAAATATATAGTAAAGAAAGTAAGAATAATACATATGGTTCAGCTAAATGATTATCAGATAAAGAAATTGATGAAAAATATGCTAAAGTTGATTTATTTAATCCTAAAAATAATTATGGGATTGTTGTAAAAAGTGAAGAAAACAAAAAAGGAAAAATTCAAGTAAACATCAGAAAAGATGCACATACTATTATTGTTGCTGGTACACGAGCAGGTAAAACACAAGGTTTTGTTAAACCTACTTTACAAGTTATGGCCCGTTGTAGTGTTAAACCAAGTTTATGCATAACTGATCCAAAAGGGGAATTGTATAGTAAAGATTCACAAATATTTAAAGATAATGGATATAACGTTATTAAAATTGACTTACGTAATCCAGAACATTCATATTCATGAAATGTCTTAGCAAGTGCATTTAGTAATTGGGAAGAATATTGTAGATTGGAAAAAGATGAGAAAGAATTAAATCAAAACTTCAAATCATTTTTATATAAGCAAAAAGCTATTGATTATATTAATGATATTTGTGAAACATTATTTTTTTCAACTAATTCAAAAGATGAGTTTTGAAATTCTGGGGCACGTGATATTACAAAAGGCATCTTATTAGGAATACTATATGAAATGAAAGAAAGCAATTCTCTTGATCAAAACAAATTTAATTTAGCAGAAATAATCCCTATCGTTAATAATATTGCAGCATTGAAGGACTACTTTCTTAGTTTACCTTCAACACATGTGGCTAGAATCGCAGCAGGATCAATTGATGCTAGTGGTGATGCTTTAAATGACATAGCTTCTACATTAAAAAATAGATTAAATAAATTTAGTGATCCAATTATTAGGAATTTAATTAGCCAAAATGAAATTGATTTATCAAAAATAATATCTGAACCTACTGTGATATTTTTAGTATCACCTGATGATAAAAAAGATAAAGATATATTTGCCAGTTTGTTTATTACGCAATTATATAAATTATTAATAGAACAAGCAGATAATGCTAAAGGTAAATTAACTAGACCATTTTATTTTATGTTAGATGAGTTTCCAACATTAGTTATTCCAGATATGGATAGAAAAATAACTGTTAGTGGAGGTAGAAATATTTGATTCACTTTAGTAATTCAAAGTAGAACACAATTAAATACAAATTATAAAGAAGCAGCAGAAACTATTTTAGATAATTGTCATATGCATATAATTATTCAAACTATGAATGCTAAAACTGCTGAATATTATTCAAAATTTGTAGGTAAAAAAACAATTGAATCATATTCATACTCAAATAAAAATAAACAGAGTCAAGAAAAAGGAATAGAATTAATATCATCAGATCAAGTAATGAAATTTGAAAAAAATGAAGGGATTGTAATTTATACAAATGAGAATCCCTTGCGTACTAAATTTATACCAATGTGAGAAGTAGATGATTATCCAATTGGAGCAGTTCCAGACATTGATAAAATTCCAATGACTGATGATGAATTCGCCAATAATTATTTCTTTGATTTAAGTGATTGTGTTAAAGAAAATAAGATAGAAAGTAGCAATGAGTTAGTAGAAGAAAAACTTACAGTTAAGGACCTTCAAAAACAAAAGATTGATTTAGTTACATTATTAGAAGATTTACTTGAAGAAGAAAAATTTCATTCATCAAGAGAAATTAAAGAGCAAATTAAAGCTGTACGTATTCAAATAGATGAAATAAGTGTACAAATTAAATCATTAGTGATAGCAAAGTAATAAACGATTAAGGACGAAAGTCCTTTTTTTGAAACTTGGTTTTCCAAGTTGTCCAAAGTATGCGCAGAGTTGTCCACACATATATTAAATACCCAATAAATATGGGGTTTAATATATGCACAAATCTGCGCATACTTTTAAACGAGTTGGACACACGAAAAACCTATATGGAATATAGTGTTTTTTAAGATGTGTGGACAACTCTTTTCCTGCTTTGGGTTAAAGATGTGCAAA
This genomic window from Spiroplasma sp. SV19 contains:
- a CDS encoding Mbov_0396 family ICE element transmembrane protein; translated protein: MFFAIAMVGLQLVQKVIELFFLLIISPVVCVVMVIDDGQRAYKWKDMVIAKFLATTATLIGFYVFISALQAIVSSGMGGLEGGWAAHSLFLLLFMAGGGLAMLSFSTIIASLIGEAVGIAEGMSSIKSTMAAGMFAAGAGKLTARALGIGKNKKAQKLQNSPGMGGDIPYGQQVMEQNRSMGQPMPKRSSSLYQRPGLVQTFARAAAITAGVSTSINTLHQARKAGGAKGFFKQVGKGMTSPFVKMGQALNPAMVTELRQSKRETNKKLMKLADAKVSKIQSKMKNINFDDKHYGKYSYKLDKALKVQNKIINNKRIEKAKTKWKENNRKATVQSVMEKINEKKDKNI
- a CDS encoding VirD4-like conjugal transfer protein, CD1115 family, which gives rise to MKQKLKAKKHLLIFFTILFPFYLTFVLFSSAFLLSLIKIRRIGLDIVIDYIKTNENNTLLYIVLFSIVIYLVFVFYKIFASKSKIYSKESKNNTYGSAKWLSDKEIDEKYAKVDLFNPKNNYGIVVKSEENKKGKIQVNIRKDAHTIIVAGTRAGKTQGFVKPTLQVMARCSVKPSLCITDPKGELYSKDSQIFKDNGYNVIKIDLRNPEHSYSWNVLASAFSNWEEYCRLEKDEKELNQNFKSFLYKQKAIDYINDICETLFFSTNSKDEFWNSGARDITKGILLGILYEMKESNSLDQNKFNLAEIIPIVNNIAALKDYFLSLPSTHVARIAAGSIDASGDALNDIASTLKNRLNKFSDPIIRNLISQNEIDLSKIISEPTVIFLVSPDDKKDKDIFASLFITQLYKLLIEQADNAKGKLTRPFYFMLDEFPTLVIPDMDRKITVSGGRNIWFTLVIQSRTQLNTNYKEAAETILDNCHMHIIIQTMNAKTAEYYSKFVGKKTIESYSYSNKNKQSQEKGIELISSDQVMKFEKNEGIVIYTNENPLRTKFIPMWEVDDYPIGAVPDIDKIPMTDDEFANNYFFDLSDCVKENKIESSNELVEEKLTVKDLQKQKIDLVTLLEDLLEEEKFHSSREIKEQIKAVRIQIDEISVQIKSLVIAK